The following are encoded together in the Nocardioides okcheonensis genome:
- a CDS encoding methyltransferase domain-containing protein, with product MTTYTHGHAEAVLRSHRWRTAANSAAHLLPHLRAGQRLLDVGSGPGTITADLARLVGEAGEVVALEVTEEAAALTRAELDRQGIVARVVVGDVRALDLDALGGPFDVVHAHQVLQHVADPVGALREMLRATRPGGLVAVRDSDYGHFSWHPASAGLDRWLALYAAAARANGGEPDAGRMLLAWAHAAGATEVEAGSSTWCFATPEDRAWWGGLWADRLTSTALARQLVAEGRATEADLAEVADAWRAWAADPDGWFSVLHGEVLLRA from the coding sequence GTGACGACGTACACCCACGGTCACGCCGAGGCCGTCCTGCGCTCGCACCGCTGGCGCACGGCCGCGAACTCCGCCGCCCACCTGCTGCCCCACCTGCGGGCGGGCCAGCGGCTGCTCGACGTCGGGTCGGGGCCGGGCACGATCACCGCAGACCTCGCCCGCCTGGTCGGGGAGGCCGGTGAGGTCGTGGCCCTCGAGGTCACCGAGGAGGCCGCCGCCCTGACCCGTGCCGAGCTGGACCGGCAGGGGATCGTCGCGCGGGTGGTGGTGGGCGACGTGCGCGCGCTCGACCTCGACGCGCTCGGCGGTCCGTTCGACGTGGTCCACGCCCACCAGGTGCTGCAGCACGTCGCGGACCCGGTCGGCGCCCTGCGGGAGATGCTCCGTGCCACCCGTCCCGGCGGCCTCGTGGCGGTGCGCGACAGCGACTACGGGCACTTCTCGTGGCACCCCGCGTCGGCGGGGCTCGACCGCTGGCTCGCGCTCTACGCCGCCGCCGCCCGCGCCAACGGGGGCGAGCCGGACGCCGGGCGGATGCTGCTGGCGTGGGCGCACGCCGCCGGCGCCACCGAGGTCGAGGCAGGCTCCTCGACCTGGTGCTTCGCCACGCCCGAGGACCGCGCCTGGTGGGGCGGCCTGTGGGCCGACCGGCTCACCTCGACCGCCCTGGCCCGCCAGCTGGTGGCGGAGGGCCGGGCGACCGAGGCGGACCTGGCCGAGGTCGCCGACGCCTGGCGCGCCTGGGCCGCGGACCCCGACGGCTGGTTCTCCGTCCTGCACGGCGAGGTGCTCCTCCGCGCCTGA
- a CDS encoding YdeI/OmpD-associated family protein: protein MDDAERLDPATVLEWSAWLREHHGRPTGVWLVSPRRAAERPFSYEEAVLEALRFGWVDSTVRPVDERRTMMWFAPRRPGSMWTRINKGRVARLEDAGLMEPAGAAAVALAQETGMWTLMDDVEDCVVPDDLAAAFHAHPGSREHWDSWSPSAQKMILTWIVLAKRPETRAARVLASAEKAARGEKAR from the coding sequence ATGGACGACGCGGAGCGGCTCGACCCGGCGACCGTGCTGGAGTGGAGCGCGTGGCTGCGCGAGCACCACGGGCGACCGACCGGCGTGTGGCTGGTCAGCCCCCGTCGCGCCGCCGAGCGCCCGTTCTCCTACGAGGAGGCGGTGCTCGAGGCGCTGCGCTTCGGGTGGGTCGACTCCACGGTGCGACCGGTCGACGAGCGCCGGACGATGATGTGGTTCGCCCCGCGTCGCCCCGGCAGCATGTGGACGCGCATCAACAAGGGTCGCGTCGCCCGGCTCGAGGACGCCGGGCTGATGGAGCCGGCTGGTGCGGCCGCCGTGGCGCTCGCGCAGGAGACCGGGATGTGGACGCTGATGGACGACGTCGAGGACTGCGTCGTCCCCGACGACCTCGCGGCCGCGTTCCACGCCCACCCCGGCTCCCGCGAGCACTGGGACTCGTGGTCGCCGTCGGCGCAGAAGATGATCCTCACCTGGATCGTGCTGGCCAAGCGGCCCGAGACCCGCGCGGCGCGGGTCCTCGCGAGCGCCGAGAAGGCCGCGCGGGGCGAGAAGGCGCGGTGA
- a CDS encoding DsbA family oxidoreductase has translation MKIEIWSDVVCPWCYIGKRRIEEALAAFPHADEVEVHWRAYQLDPGAPTEPTTGTAEMLAKKYGQSPAGVQQMQDRVEAVAAEVGLVYRLSETLHLNTVDAHRLIHLAHEQGGHDLQGRVKEALLAAYFTEARNVADHAVLRDVAVAAGLDADRVDAVLASREYAADVQADIDQAQAYGATGVPFFVVDQKYGVSGAQPTEVFTQLLERAWAESHPGLEMVDSAVPAAGDGDVCGPDGCAV, from the coding sequence GTGAAGATCGAGATCTGGTCCGACGTCGTCTGCCCCTGGTGCTACATCGGCAAGCGCCGCATCGAGGAGGCGCTGGCCGCGTTCCCGCACGCCGACGAGGTCGAGGTGCACTGGCGCGCCTACCAGCTCGACCCGGGCGCGCCCACCGAGCCCACCACCGGCACCGCCGAGATGCTGGCGAAGAAGTACGGCCAGTCGCCCGCCGGCGTCCAGCAGATGCAGGACCGGGTCGAGGCGGTCGCGGCGGAGGTCGGGCTGGTCTACCGGCTCTCCGAGACCCTCCACCTCAACACCGTCGACGCCCACCGGCTGATCCACCTCGCCCACGAGCAGGGCGGCCACGACCTGCAGGGCCGGGTCAAGGAGGCGCTGCTCGCGGCCTACTTCACCGAGGCGCGCAACGTCGCCGACCACGCCGTCCTCCGCGACGTCGCGGTCGCGGCCGGCCTCGACGCCGACCGGGTCGACGCCGTGCTGGCGAGCCGCGAGTACGCCGCGGACGTGCAGGCCGACATCGACCAGGCGCAGGCCTACGGCGCCACCGGTGTGCCGTTCTTCGTCGTGGACCAGAAGTACGGCGTCTCCGGCGCCCAGCCCACCGAGGTCTTCACCCAGCTGCTCGAGCGGGCCTGGGCCGAGTCGCACCCCGGCCTGGAGATGGTGGACAGCGCGGTGCCGGCCGCCGGCGACGGGGACGTGTGCGGCCCCGACGGCTGCGCCGTCTGA
- a CDS encoding purine-cytosine permease family protein yields the protein MTQQQTLEQTRRLGVETTGIEIIEESARTARPRDLFWPWFAANVSVFGISYGSFVLGFGISFRQALVVSVVGIVVSFALCGIIAIAGKRGSAPTMVLSRAAFGVNGQKLPGVISWLVSIGWETFLAILAVLATATIFDQLGWASGTGTKVVATLVVAALIVSASVAGYHVIMRLQSWLTWITGIATLVYVALTLDEIDWSAVSAVPDGSVQQMVGALVMVMTGFGLGWINIAADWSRYQRRDADGSAIVRWNTFGGAVAPVLLVVFGLLLAGSSQTLSAGIVADPIGMLGTLLPTWFLVPFLLAAILALVSGAVLGIYSSGLTLLSLGVRIPRPAAAGVDGTILTLGTIWVVFFAQDFLGPFQSFLITLGVPLAAWAGIMIADIALRRRDYDDEALFDPAGRYGSVDKVSVATMVGASVLGWGLVVNSFAADASWNNWQGFLIEPLGLGTFVDDPLGAYWEGPWAYANLGVLLALVLGFGVTYAARRGTVRRQES from the coding sequence ATGACACAGCAGCAGACGCTCGAGCAGACCCGGCGGCTCGGCGTCGAGACCACGGGCATCGAGATCATCGAGGAGTCCGCGCGCACCGCCCGCCCGCGCGACCTGTTCTGGCCGTGGTTCGCGGCGAACGTGTCGGTCTTCGGGATCAGCTACGGCTCGTTCGTGCTCGGCTTCGGGATCTCGTTCCGGCAGGCGCTGGTCGTGTCGGTGGTCGGCATCGTCGTGTCGTTCGCGCTGTGCGGGATCATCGCGATCGCCGGCAAGCGGGGATCGGCGCCCACCATGGTGCTCAGCCGCGCGGCCTTCGGCGTCAACGGCCAGAAGCTGCCGGGCGTGATCTCCTGGCTGGTCTCGATCGGCTGGGAGACGTTCCTCGCCATCCTGGCCGTGCTCGCGACCGCCACGATCTTCGACCAGCTCGGCTGGGCCTCCGGCACCGGCACGAAGGTCGTCGCGACGCTCGTCGTGGCCGCGCTGATCGTCTCGGCGAGCGTCGCCGGCTACCACGTCATCATGCGGCTGCAGTCCTGGCTGACCTGGATCACCGGCATCGCCACCCTCGTCTACGTCGCGCTCACCCTCGACGAGATCGACTGGTCCGCGGTCAGCGCCGTCCCGGACGGGAGCGTGCAGCAGATGGTCGGTGCCCTCGTCATGGTGATGACCGGCTTCGGCCTCGGCTGGATCAACATCGCCGCCGACTGGTCGCGCTACCAGCGTCGTGACGCCGACGGCTCGGCGATCGTCCGCTGGAACACCTTCGGCGGCGCGGTGGCACCGGTCCTGCTCGTTGTCTTCGGCCTGCTGCTGGCCGGCTCGTCGCAGACCCTGTCTGCGGGCATCGTCGCCGACCCGATCGGCATGCTCGGCACGCTGCTGCCGACCTGGTTCCTGGTGCCGTTCCTGCTGGCCGCGATCCTGGCGCTGGTGAGCGGCGCCGTCCTCGGCATCTACTCCTCGGGCCTCACCCTGCTCTCGCTCGGCGTCCGGATCCCGCGGCCGGCGGCGGCCGGGGTCGACGGCACGATCCTCACCCTCGGCACGATCTGGGTGGTCTTCTTCGCCCAGGACTTCCTCGGCCCGTTCCAGAGCTTCCTCATCACGCTCGGCGTCCCGCTGGCGGCGTGGGCCGGGATCATGATCGCCGACATCGCGCTGCGCAGGCGCGACTACGACGACGAGGCGCTGTTCGACCCTGCCGGGCGCTACGGCTCCGTCGACAAGGTCTCGGTCGCCACCATGGTGGGCGCCTCGGTGCTGGGCTGGGGCCTGGTGGTCAACTCCTTCGCCGCCGACGCGTCGTGGAACAACTGGCAGGGCTTCCTCATCGAGCCGCTCGGCCTCGGCACCTTCGTCGACGACCCGCTGGGGGCCTACTGGGAGGGCCCGTGGGCCTACGCCAACCTCGGCGTGCTGCTCGCGCTCGTGCTCGGCTTCGGCGTCACCTACGCCGCGCGACGCGGCACGGTCCGCCGCCAGGAGTCCTGA
- the ilvC gene encoding ketol-acid reductoisomerase — protein sequence MAEMFYDDDADLSLIQGKNVAVIGYGSQGHAHALSLRDSGVDVRIGLQPGSKSRDKAEAEGLRVLTPREAAEESDLIVILAPDQHQRKLYAEEIEPALTPGDTLVFGHGFNIRFGYITPPEGVDVFMVAPKGPGHLVRREYVDGRGVPVLVAVEKDESGKAWDLALSYAKAIGGLRAGGIKTTFTEETETDLFGEQAVLCGGASQLVQYGFEVLTEAGYQPEVAYFECLHELKLIVDLMYEGGIAKQRWSVSDTAEFGDYVSGPRVITPEVKKNMEDVLADIKNGAFAERFITDMDNGSPEFTAFRQKAESHPIEQTGRELRKLMAWVKSHDTDYVEGSSAR from the coding sequence CCCACGCGCTGTCGCTGCGCGACTCCGGCGTCGACGTCCGCATCGGCCTGCAGCCCGGCTCGAAGAGCCGCGACAAGGCCGAGGCCGAGGGCCTGCGCGTCCTCACCCCGCGCGAGGCGGCGGAGGAGTCCGACCTGATCGTGATCCTCGCCCCGGACCAGCACCAGAGGAAGCTCTACGCCGAGGAGATCGAGCCCGCGCTCACCCCCGGCGACACCCTCGTCTTCGGCCACGGTTTCAACATCCGCTTCGGCTACATCACCCCGCCCGAGGGCGTCGACGTCTTCATGGTCGCGCCCAAGGGCCCCGGCCACCTCGTGCGCCGCGAGTACGTCGACGGCCGCGGCGTCCCGGTCCTGGTCGCGGTGGAGAAGGACGAGTCCGGCAAGGCCTGGGACCTCGCGCTGTCCTACGCCAAGGCGATCGGCGGCCTGCGTGCCGGCGGCATCAAGACCACCTTCACCGAGGAGACCGAGACCGACCTGTTCGGCGAGCAGGCCGTGCTCTGCGGCGGCGCCTCGCAGCTCGTCCAGTACGGCTTCGAGGTGCTCACCGAGGCCGGCTACCAGCCGGAGGTGGCCTACTTCGAGTGCCTCCACGAGCTCAAGCTGATCGTCGACCTGATGTACGAGGGCGGCATCGCCAAGCAGCGCTGGTCGGTCTCCGACACCGCCGAGTTCGGCGACTACGTCTCCGGCCCCCGCGTGATCACTCCGGAGGTGAAGAAGAACATGGAGGACGTGCTCGCCGACATCAAGAACGGCGCGTTTGCCGAGCGCTTCATCACCGACATGGACAACGGCTCCCCGGAGTTCACCGCGTTCCGCCAGAAGGCGGAGTCGCACCCCATCGAGCAGACCGGTCGCGAGCTGCGCAAGCTGATGGCGTGGGTCAAGTCCCACGACACCGACTACGTCGAGGGCTCCTCGGCCCGCTGA